A region from the Engraulis encrasicolus isolate BLACKSEA-1 chromosome 18, IST_EnEncr_1.0, whole genome shotgun sequence genome encodes:
- the LOC134468397 gene encoding galectin-7-like translates to MVVTLTTETPMEPGNKLQISGIIPEDSQRIQVGLGSSRKDLSFYMDVRFWNNTVVFNTREDGKWGKEIIHANPYKRGSEFEVTVDYTKHNYVVMMGGNTHVTIPNRLNTHRTKQIMMSDDVELHGFSLKPSN, encoded by the exons ATG GTTGTCACTTTGACCACTGAGACGCCTATGGAACCGGGCAACAAACTACAGATCTCTGGCATCATCCCCGAGGATTCCCAACG CATTCAAGTGGGACTGGGGAGCAGCCGGAAAGATTTGTCATTCTACATGGATGTTCGCTTTTGGAACAACACAGTGGTGTTCAACACCAGAGAGGACGGGAAGTGGGGCAAGGAAATCATACACGCCAACCCTTACAAGCGAGGCAGCGAGTTTGAG GTCACTGTGGACTACACTAAGCACAACTACGTAGTGATGATGGGAGGGAATACGCACGTGACTATACCTAACCGCCTGAACACACACAGGACCAAGCAGATCATGATGTCCGATGATGTGGAACTCCATGGCTTCTCCTTGAAACCCTCCAACTAG